aaacttctcaataattttttgcGGAGGTATTGCTCATATTTCGACATCTATTAAATGGTAGCTTGTGTTAGTACATAGATGTGTATTGTTTTAAAATCTTATTgtatatgaataatttatataatattttttcgacAATAGAAGGAAATAGCATTCTTAAAAAGGATTCGTTAAGAATTCAAAtgaaagattaattaatttcatttattttgatgtttattttaatgtcAGAGCTacatagaataatatataatgagTAATTAGcattaattctaatttaatatgtGCTAGTTCTACTtacgtatacatgtatatttttatatattatccctcaataacaatatattataccCAATTTATATTCAccatttttctgtattttagaTAAAGCATTTATCGcattatatctattttaaaatcaatgaATTGAagacataaaaatttattcctatACAACTGAAATActgatattattttcaatattttaaattgaacaTGGATAAGAATATAAGCTATACTTGCAGAATGAATAATATTCTtgcaaaaacaaatatatataagtagaaagattaaatattataacattatagcagagtaataataatgattaaaGAGATATAGATTACAGTTTATCTTgaacaattgaaaataaagcAAGAGGGGAGGGGGAGAGATTCTGTTACTTCACAATTTAAATCGTAATATTCTGTCGctaaaaagtgaaatttttaattcaattgttTCTCTGTGTATGTGTGCGTGTGCGTACCTTATCAGTTAGTTAAAACACATTAATGTACTAGTTACAAACTCTAGTTTCATTAGCTTTGATAACAGAAGCGATAATTAGGTCCAAAGTAATATTAAtgctttaaaaaaattacttatctaAATTCGCTTACTTATTTGCAACGTactattctttattatttttctaactgTTGTGACAtttgtttgaataatttaaaaattgaaatttattaaattatatcattcaatgaaataaaatgtaagaGGCATATTAAGATAATTATGTACGCATAAACTAATGAAAGATATCTGCATTGGATTAAACATAAACAcaacttatatatattatattcaatatGTGTAGTACAATCATAACGAGACATCAATAACAAGCTTCTTAAAGATATATACGGACAAGAATGTATAATCTACTTCGAGTCAACAAAACAAATAGACCATCTTTTAATGGCATTGTAATGACTGTGAAGttatcataatatttatttttgcactTTCTTGTTTCTAGACATTATAGTTTAtgtattaaaagtaaattcaAGAATTGAAAACTAGGAATGACACGGATACACTGTGTCTTCGATATAAGAGAAATATTCATTAATTGCTTAATGTGAGTGTGGGAGTATAATATGTTCGAAaactatattataatatttcggTGGATATTGTTTATCTGTGAAATTTCAATgaggaattttcctgatacaTAGTTATCAACTatgtttctattctatttcaACTATGAAATAAATGCTATCATAGACGGAACTTACGCAAAATAACTTATAACCACAGTTTTGTTACTCGATAGTATCGATACCATTTACGGGAGGTTTTGAAGACATCGACATGTAGTTGTTGTGGTTTTGTTGATGACTCTTTGCATGTGTTACTTTGGAAACACATGGGCGACCAGCTAGAAAAGTTGCGAACTGCTCCTGTAATAGTAGCATCAGTTgcttgataataatttttgcatTGATATTAGTTGATGACATAGGTACatcataattaataaaaatgtataataaatgtgGTTCGTGGTTAAACATTATTAGAGTGAACATTATTTGAATTCTACATACCAATAAATGATTTATAGATGAATTGAGCCTTTGTATAGCCAAATTAATGGCTGAAATTTGTTCTTTTGCTGCACCCCTTTTACCGATTATTGGCATCATCTTCAGAACAGAAAGAGGCCGAATAAACATAGATAAACGAAGGAACCGtagtaatgaatattttaagaattgaatgatgtacaaatttattgaCAATTACTCTGAAAGTAGCATCCGCAACTACGAGCAATTGATGCGACACTCCAATGAGAAGTCTACCAAGATTGCGCGGAGTTCTAGCTGCTAACGCTGTTGTCCCATTCACCAGATGAACAATGCGACGCGCAGATTCACGTGTTAAAAGAACCAATAACTGTTCTAGAGTAGTTGGTCGAGCTTGGTTTTCTGGTTCAGGCAAACTTAATGTTCCCCAAAgttcttttgcttttttaaACGCTAGTTTTGGGTCCGTTGCTAACTGTAACATATCAACTTTATCGTTCGCACAACAGAGCAAGTATATAATTGGAAAATGATCAATGATGCAAAGTATAGTTTCTTTATtcagtaaataatattaatagataatacaaataaataatacttacTCAAGGCttccttctcctttctttttacttttgctaatttttatttattatttgtattgtttattacgtatatcagCCGAAAGAAGTGTTACTTACCAATTCTACAATATACAAAAGTATATGAATGCATTCCGTTCCTTGTTCCTTAAGCGCTCGAGCTTCTGCTAATGTGCGACGCGTTAGCCGTTTTTGTAATTTCCTAGATAGCCTGGCACCATGTTTGATAGTTCGTGTGGTCTTACTCACAGGTTCAGATGGAGAGGaatctaaaaaataattttcgttgACAGCGATTTAACTTAATCGATTATTTGTTCGCTCGATACGGTACTTGACGTATCAGTTAACACTGAAACTCTAGAACCGATGATTAAAGTATACAATCGATAccaaagaaataaagatgaaaaatacACGAAAAGGTATATAATGCAAGGGAAAATcactaatttaattatttgaacaCTGCGTGTCACGATTAATTCGaataatcaatatttaatatatatttagaagtttaatttgatattaattgaaCATGATTTCATTTGTTATACATACAGTGAcaacaaaaagtatttgcacataCCTTTATTTTCCAAATGAAGCGTGTCTTTACCAGATTCTATACacttcattttcatagtaCAAAATTTTTGTAGTCATATGAAATTACTGTTAagtgatataaaatttaatatacttagatttaattagttaatacgtaaatactataataaatacaatgatgTACTAATACTTTTTGTATCCACTGTATATATAAAGTGTAAAAGATTACTTTCTTAAGTTgctattagaatatttaaaatatggtCTAAACTACTATCAGcaatttaaaacgaataatttacCATGGTCTACTGTATCGGTAGAATCAGCAGGCAAGTAACGATCAACATATTTATCTGCGACAGTTAAAGCTCCATCTAATCTGTCTACCGCTGCGTTCGCGGCTTGGCTTCCTATCAGTTTCACGCTTCCGGCACGCATTAGAACAGGCCTCACGATTTTGTTGCTCACATATTCTCGTGCATTGCAGTATAtctttgtaatataaaatacacattGATTTCATTCTTTAGAGCAATGAAATCTTAAATAACTAACATTTAACTTTAACTGTACTTACAAGATGCGGAGGAAGATGCACGGCTGGTACTCTCTGTTCAACGATATCGATACCTTTACAGAGCAATTGATCGATCGTCGTAATAGGCCCATTTAATACGGAAATCGCAGGTTTCGCTGACGCTGTTGCAATTGCAAGTGATTGTTCAGCAGTACATAAACTCCAGCTCATCAATGAATTTGAAcgctgaaattaataatatcatatttgTCCCttgattttgatttttttgtGAGGATATGACGATTACTAAGCTAGATAAATGGAAGATTAAGTAGAATAAGATTAATGTTTAAAGATGTGGTTGACATTTAAGTTAATACGAATATAAAGAATACaaacttattaaaaaattgttttattggtGCATACACGTGCACTTATCTTAATCAGtcgtttaaaatttctaactaaaaaatcattgagaaatatttaaattcttgcattaaagcaatattttcattttcaatttatatacttTCATACTTCACTATTATAAAGATAACAGTTTGCTCACGCTATTTTATTTCTGGAtacaatgtacatatttaaagTTTTCACTTTCACAACAAATGAAAAAGTGAAGGAGGAGAGAAAGTGAAGCGATTCGTGAAACTGTCAGATTATTAAAACAGTTTTGCTTACCTTTAGTCTATCGTAGACATTACCAGCGATATGTATACTGTTTTCTACAATAGGAAGGTTGGAGATTCTAACAACTGATTCGAAACGCGGCAAATCGGAGTGCCGTTTGTTTTCGGAATATCGAGTTTTCGGGTTTGTTCGCGCCATTTGAGATAGTTGCTGTAATTAAGtcaaaattattatcttaATTTTTAGTACAAAAAATACTAATACCTACATGTATACACAAGTGCCAATTTCAAGCTTTCTGTTATTTATGTATGTTTTCGtatattatgttttaattatattttatatcatattatactTTTCTATTCCGAATGATAGTTTtcagtttaaaaatttattccttttctatatttttcataaatctcTAGTAACGTAAATAATCTATACATACAATGTAGAACTAACAACGACATGgtaacatttcatttttacttttagtaATATTCTTGACGTCAGTCGTCTTACAATAAAAGAAGACGAATATTGTTGGTattgtttataataaatgtgtGATAACTTTTGATAGATACACATACAAGTGCAAACAAGAGTATAAAACGATTGTATGCATATAACGTGCCTAATgtatgaattataataaagGAAGTTAATGATTAGAAAAGTCTGATCAGTCACATTACGtcattgaataatatttctacagctttgcaaaatttttaaatacacgaTATAACCAGTGCTGTATACTAATCGAGAGAAACCAGTTGTAGCAATTGATAAGAAAGGTCACATTATAATGTACCTCGTGGTTAATGTCGAGGCTGTACTTTCTCTTCAAGTATGTCTATAacttagatttatttatagaGATCTGTTACCTACATCTTTAAGTCatatacttaaataataaatacaaatataaataatataagttGTCTCACTTCCAAAACTAAGAACGCCAATTTTATGTCGATAGAACGGTGTACGCAAGTTTGTTTCAAACTTACTATAAAACCATACAATTATACTATAGGTTCACGTTAAACACCGCTCGATACCCTTATTCTTATCGCGCTTATCAAAACCACAACGCAACTTTGTCGATTAATTCGAACTAATCCTAATTCGAACAGTATCTCGTATTTATATGTACgatgtatatgaaatatatacatgagagagagagagagagagagagagagagagagagagagagagagagagagagagagagagagagagaaagagagagagacagagagagagagagagagaaagagacagagagagagagagagaaagaagtagTAGTAGAAGAAAGCGCCATCAGGttcaatatgtatataagcgcGGAAGAAACGAATTTGAGGAATAATCGTTCGAAAGTAattggaataaatattttcagatctattacaaaatatattataacgttgttagaaaatatttttataataacaagTTCAATAAACTTCAATATATACCTAAAGTATTGCCGTATCTAATATAGTTATATAGAGAATATATAGAGAATACAGATATCGAATTTCATAATctaaatctatatataaagataGGAATTAACTATCCAATTTCTTATATAACGCAACAAATTTAATACGCATACAATATTTTGCTTCGTTAAACGTAGATTCCATTAATCTTTAAAATAGAACTTTACCAGAGAGACAGAGATTAATGAATTTTACGGTAAACGCCAGGTATAGTGACCGAATCACACGAGGATGATCGAATTGCATTTAAatctatattaaaatttgaaaattacctCAGGGTGCGAAAAGACAAATGGACCGATAGTAAAGCGAAGACTTGATCacgatgaaattatataacggAACTTAGCAGGGTGTAAAAACAGATGGAATGACAGAGTCGGTGTTTCGCGAAAGAACACGCCACTGACTGCACGTCGGAGTCTGCGAAATGGTATCTCATCGGTTTGACCTATGACACGCCGATTATACAGCCACGGCGACCATCATGCCTCATGAATCCATTTTTTTCTCAGCTCTTGCTTTACACTTATAATCTAATAATACCCAATAAAAGTTCTGTATAAAGATCATGAAAAGAGAATGAAGGTTAATCCTGATTTGTCCGCTCATTCACGTTCAGCACAATTTTTTGCTCAAACACGAGGGGTAATGCGTGTTAGACTATTCAAGGTTAGGTTTACTATAAAGcgtattctttttatatacataattatatgtgTAATTGGAGTAAAAATTGAgttaattaatgtttatagTTTGCAGCGAATTTTAGTATCAGGCGATTTTAAGGGAATCTGATTTCTATATCTGTCacgattattaattttcacaggtaaatatttcaatgaaatacaGTGTTTCGtaacttaaaaatttaataaatcgatgatagaaatttctaatggaagataataatatagatgGAAATTTCAAACTGAATATTTTCAGAATTCACTGAAAAAGTTAAAGTTCTTACTGTGCAAAAATAATCAGCAACtgtttataaaaagatatctaacaattttttaattcggaAAATGTTAGATGACGCAAtgatttaattcattaatgtTGAACAGTCAATTTCGTGGAGATACAAATTGTCTCAGtaattagaaagaaaagaaaagatactTAATTCTAAAACGAAAGTTACTATTATAGAACACAGTAAGATGAACATCGTCCTAAATAATTGGAGGagcatttttaaaaatcatcaTAACCATCATCGTAACCATTTACAATTTGTTATAAGTAatggtaaataaatattttaatctgaaattataaatatataatgtagtacgtatttagaaattaaattatttgggAAATAGTGTAATTCctaaatatttgtaacattagaattatttcaattatttcaatgtaaaacatatataacgtgttacgcatgcagaaaattatacatttaaaaatacgtaACGCCAGACATAAGCGATAcgataaagaagaaagtagTTGCGACATGGTAGTAGTCGAAGGGCAGTGTATCTACTTATAGTAATaggtatagaaaatttatagtgGAAAAGGAGACTACGTGGAAAACTTTAAATTATCGCCGGCAGACGTTCTTAATTGCTATACAAAGTCCATCGCATCAAACGACTATTTGCGTGTATGGAATGGTATAGTAATCAGTTGAATATGTGTGAACAAAAATAcatcttattttttatttgacacGTATTTTGAAGGAAGACATCACGTATCATACTTtcctatatttaatattacattaaaattcaatttagatAACGAGAAttcaaatttgtatttctGAATTTCAGAAAAAAGTTAAGTAATATCAATGTAATGTAATGAGACGATTTAGAATTTATCTTTGGTATTTTTCTGGTGtcattatacaattataccatttagtaaaatttaattctttctaaGTTCATTTGACAGATTGTTATGTCTTTGTAACAGGAACAAAGATCAATTCGTGATATTAAGGTGTAGAAAAATCATATTTCTGATAACCTTTGTACTACAGGATAtctattggaaaatatttagtCAATGATCAAGTTCAGGAAAAACTATTTGAGTTATTTGGATTGAATAGTCATTTTAAGAATGGCATGGATTTTTCGAGGATTAAGAAATAACACACCTCTCTATATTAAAGACGGGAAATACTAGGCGAATTTTATCTTATTgtttcgaaagaaatattgatttttgaaatttgttgcTGGAAAACAAACTATCTATTTTTAGAAAGTCAAAGGTTTAAAGGTTGATTGGTTTATTTACTAAGAGttggtttatttattatttaccaaAGAGATATGGTATCTATCGTTAAAAAAAGGATTTCAACAAAATCCATTTCGTGTAAACCGAAACAAGACTAGCTAAAACACTCCAAAGAAAAAGTTTATTTGTAAAactgttataatattaatgtatgTTAAATAAGTTTGAATACAAAGTTTCTCAATTTATAAACCTAGTATGTAGAAAATTAGACACAATCACACTGCAATTAAGTGTGTTCTTAGTTCATCAATCCCAATTTAATGACATAGATAACAAGTAATAAGGAGAGAAATGAATTATTGAGCCCACTAATGCAATAATTGCATCACATGGTAAATGGTTATTATGTACACGCACGATTACACGTGTACATCATTCTCTTCTATATCgctaatttatttcatatggtttagaagatttaaatttaaatattctcagTTCAATAAAATGAAACTCAATATCCATATTATAGGAATAGTATAATAGCACAAGTCcattttctacaaataatcttcttcttaatatatacaattagtAGAATCATCACTTAAAATTAAGTTGAACATAGTTATTAGgaatataatcataattgttattagagttagaaaattgtttcatttctTCTGGACAATGCGTGTTactgtaaaattatataagaataattaaaatcatgctttaaaattatta
This genomic window from Bombus fervidus isolate BK054 chromosome 5, iyBomFerv1, whole genome shotgun sequence contains:
- the LOC139987451 gene encoding lipid storage droplets surface-binding protein 1-like — protein: MARTNPKTRYSENKRHSDLPRFESVVRISNLPIVENSIHIAGNVYDRLKRSNSLMSWSLCTAEQSLAIATASAKPAISVLNGPITTIDQLLCKGIDIVEQRVPAVHLPPHLIYCNAREYVSNKIVRPVLMRAGSVKLIGSQAANAAVDRLDGALTVADKYVDRYLPADSTDTVDHDSSPSEPVSKTTRTIKHGARLSRKLQKRLTRRTLAEARALKEQGTECIHILLYIVELLATDPKLAFKKAKELWGTLSLPEPENQARPTTLEQLLVLLTRESARRIVHLVNGTTALAARTPRNLGRLLIGVSHQLLVVADATFRMMPIIGKRGAAKEQISAINLAIQRLNSSINHLLEQFATFLAGRPCVSKVTHAKSHQQNHNNYMSMSSKPPVNGIDTIE